The following are from one region of the Heterodontus francisci isolate sHetFra1 chromosome 34, sHetFra1.hap1, whole genome shotgun sequence genome:
- the LOC137348854 gene encoding gastrula zinc finger protein XlCGF8.2DB-like: protein MSHQRIHTDKRLFRCSHCGTGFRRLGNLTTQQHIHTGERPSTCKENGKGFTQLSALLTHQHTHTGERPFTCTECEKGFNHLSILLTHQRVHTGERPVTCFECGKEFTTSPHLLKHQQVHTRKKPFTCSDQGKELTASSHVLTHQRVHNCHQTNWCSQTGARSIDHCWDIQLSIGPAALSQGLYQTFEPDLGMMQQNLKLVTAEVVIGCPSIRG, encoded by the exons ATGTCCCATCAACGTATTCACACTGACAAGAGACtgttcaggtgctctcactgcgggactgggttcaggcgatTAGGCAACCTCACGACACAACAGCacattcacaccggggagaggccatccACCTGCAAAGAaaatgggaagggattcactcagttatccgccctgctgacacaccagcacactcacactggggagaggccattcacctgcacagaATGTGAGAAGGGATTCAATCATTTATCcatcctgctgacacaccagcgagttcacactggagagaggccagtcACCTGCTTcgagtgtgggaaggaattcactacttcaccccacctgctgaaacaccagcaagttcacacaagGAAGAAGCCATTCACTTGCTCTGACCAGGGGAAGGAACTTACTGCTTCATCCCatgtgctgacacaccagcgagttcacaa ctgtcaCCAGACCAATTGGTGCAGTCAAACAGGAGCCAGAAGTATtgatcactgttgggatatacagctgtccattggacctgctgcattgtcacagggcctttaccaaacttttgagcctgatttggggatgatgcaacagaacctcaaacttgttactgcAGAGGTTGTCATCGGCTGTCCTTCAATTCGAGGATGA